A region of Streptomyces sp. R44 DNA encodes the following proteins:
- the aspS gene encoding aspartate--tRNA ligase, which translates to MHRYRSHTCGELRASDVGTDVRLSGWLHNRRDLGGILFIDLRDHYGITQLVARPGTPAAEVLDKLTKETVVRVDGKVVSRGADNVNPELATGEIEIEAAEVEVLGAAKQIPFTINADDGVNEERRLEYRFLDLRRERMHRNIMLRSAVIASIRSKMVALGFNEMATPILAATSPEGARDFVVPSRLNPGKFYALPQAPQQFKQLLMISGFDRYFQIAPCFRDEDARADRSPGEFYQLDVEMSFVEQEDVFQPIEKLMTELFEEFGGGRHVTSPFPRIPFRESMLKYGNDKPDLRTDLELVDISDVFENSEFKAFAGKHVRALAVPNTGDQPRKFFDSLGDFAVSLGAKGLAWVRVGEENALTGPIAKFLTEENVKVLTERLGLAPGHAIFFGAGEFDEVSKIMGPVRVEAAKRAGQFEENVFRFAWIVDFPMYERDEETGKIDFSHNPFSMPQGGLEALETQDPLDVLGWQYDIVCNGIELSSGAIRNHEPEIMFKAFEIAGYSRETVESEFAGMLRAFEFGAPPHGGIAPGVDRIVMLLADEPNIREIIAFPLNGNGQDLLMGAPTELDESRLRELNIQLRKPVEKKTEDRPVTESVHPEAGR; encoded by the coding sequence CGGCTGGCTGCACAATCGGCGCGACCTGGGCGGCATCCTCTTCATCGATCTGCGCGACCACTACGGCATCACGCAGCTCGTCGCCCGGCCCGGCACCCCCGCCGCCGAGGTCCTCGACAAGCTCACCAAGGAGACCGTCGTCCGCGTGGACGGCAAGGTCGTCTCCCGTGGTGCCGACAACGTCAACCCGGAGCTCGCGACCGGCGAGATCGAGATCGAGGCCGCCGAGGTCGAGGTCCTGGGTGCCGCGAAGCAGATCCCCTTCACCATCAACGCCGACGACGGCGTCAACGAGGAGCGGCGCCTGGAGTACCGCTTCCTCGACCTGCGCCGCGAGCGCATGCACCGCAACATCATGCTGCGCTCCGCCGTCATCGCCTCCATCCGCTCCAAGATGGTGGCCCTCGGCTTCAACGAGATGGCGACCCCGATCCTCGCCGCGACCTCCCCCGAGGGCGCCCGCGACTTCGTCGTCCCGTCCCGTCTGAACCCGGGCAAGTTCTACGCGCTGCCGCAGGCGCCGCAGCAGTTCAAGCAGCTGCTGATGATCTCCGGCTTCGACCGGTACTTCCAGATCGCGCCCTGCTTCCGCGACGAGGACGCCCGCGCCGACCGCTCGCCGGGCGAGTTCTACCAGCTCGACGTCGAGATGTCGTTCGTCGAGCAGGAGGACGTCTTCCAGCCGATCGAGAAGCTCATGACGGAGCTCTTCGAGGAGTTCGGCGGCGGCCGCCACGTCACGTCGCCCTTCCCGCGCATCCCGTTCCGCGAGTCGATGCTGAAGTACGGCAACGACAAGCCGGACCTGCGCACCGACCTCGAACTCGTCGACATCTCGGACGTCTTCGAGAACTCCGAGTTCAAGGCCTTCGCCGGCAAGCACGTCCGCGCGCTCGCCGTCCCGAACACCGGCGACCAGCCGCGCAAGTTCTTCGACTCGCTCGGCGACTTCGCGGTCTCCCTCGGCGCGAAGGGCCTGGCCTGGGTCCGCGTCGGCGAGGAGAACGCCCTCACCGGCCCCATCGCCAAGTTCCTCACCGAGGAGAACGTCAAGGTCCTCACCGAGCGCCTCGGCCTCGCCCCCGGCCACGCGATCTTCTTCGGCGCGGGCGAGTTCGACGAGGTCTCCAAGATCATGGGCCCGGTCCGGGTCGAGGCCGCCAAGCGCGCCGGCCAGTTCGAGGAGAACGTCTTCCGCTTCGCGTGGATCGTCGACTTCCCGATGTACGAGCGGGACGAGGAGACCGGCAAGATCGACTTCTCGCACAACCCGTTCTCCATGCCGCAGGGCGGCCTTGAGGCCCTGGAGACCCAGGACCCGCTGGACGTCCTCGGCTGGCAGTACGACATCGTCTGCAACGGCATCGAGCTCTCCTCCGGCGCCATCCGGAACCACGAGCCCGAGATCATGTTCAAGGCCTTCGAGATCGCGGGCTACTCCCGCGAGACCGTCGAGTCCGAGTTCGCCGGTATGCTCCGCGCCTTCGAGTTCGGCGCCCCGCCGCACGGTGGCATCGCCCCGGGCGTCGACCGCATCGTCATGCTCCTCGCCGACGAGCCGAACATCCGCGAGATCATCGCCTTCCCGCTCAACGGCAACGGCCAGGACCTCCTGATGGGCGCCCCGACCGAGCTGGACGAGTCCCGCCTGCGCGAGCTGAACATCCAGCTCCGCAAGCCGGTCGAGAAGAAGACGGAGGACCGCCCGGTGACGGAATCGGTCCACCCGGAGGCGGGCCGCTAA